A genomic stretch from Sphingobacterium sp. ML3W includes:
- a CDS encoding TonB-dependent receptor, which produces MIFIQKNDYGNLVVRPKLKRWVLKMKLTILFTVLSILKLSATGFAQNVSLKAINSPLIEVMQNLQKQSGLPFLLNGKDIANTKINADLKNVSLEKALNIIFVNKSISWEVSDGTIVLQRAEKPDSGISVRKTENIQQSRTIQGKVTDERGNPLVGVSVRVKGTNTGVATNNEGNYSIAVSGSKLILQFSIVGFFGQEVQVTDQQSVNVIMKETFDDLEEVVVIGYGTQKKKLSTGATVQVKGEDLEKLSTPSILEALQSQSPGVQITQNSGMPGESFKVTIRGLGTINNSSPLYVIDGIAGGDINLLNPSDIESIDILKDAASAAIYGSRAANGVVLITTKQGKVGKMMFNLDSYTGFQNIYRKPSLLNAKEYMLIQDERRFNESGSGFDWANLIPKQYQQIMDGKWNGTNWLEEIENKNALLHNTSLNLTGGNEQSKFSLGYSITKRDGVLGKPVEPHLDRHTFRLNSDHIFLKNDRFNVIKFGENVNYSFNKKSGIGIGNIYWNDVHNMLVGNPLLPIYNENGGYYDFNSKVADKWDFDAATLNPVADMFYRRGHNLSKSHALSANTYLEIQPIEGLIFKSNFGYRLNASSYRSYVPVFKLSTTSENPTDDIDQNQSMGHNWVWENTLSYKLNYRNNHQFDVVLGQTLEKWGMGETVGAQSSNSIFPGQWDKAWVGNGQLLEGFPVSGNAWGQGSLASFFGRANYNFKETYMASFTMRADGSSNFAKGKRWGYFPSASLGWVMTNEEFLKNQDSWLNFLKIRGSWGQNGNASIPNFQYLSTIAIDNFGGYYFGNNKNTLIKGAYPDILPNPDVTWETSEQLNLGFDSRFVNNRLAIVFDWYKKSTIDWLIRAPILASYGTGAPFINGGDVNNTGVELGINWNDQKGDFRYGIGVNGAYNKNKVVRIANREGIIHGRPDVLSQGTLPMYRAQVGFPIGYFYGYQTEGVFQNQAQIDALRNSGRGVLSNAQPGDLIFTDTNGDGAITDDDKVMIGNPHPKFTGGLNLTFGYKGFDLAVTAIGSFGHQIAKSYRSFSDSPLQNYTTEVFQRWHGEGTSNRYPRLTAGSHSNFQNISDIYIENGDFVKLQNITMGYNFKSLWKKAPFSQARIYATVQNLVTFTNYSGMDPEIGYGDAESWVSGIDVGFYPQPRTILLGLNLKF; this is translated from the coding sequence ATGATTTTTATACAAAAAAATGACTATGGCAACCTTGTTGTCAGACCTAAACTTAAAAGATGGGTATTAAAAATGAAATTAACCATTCTATTTACAGTTCTGAGTATCCTCAAGCTTTCTGCAACAGGTTTTGCGCAGAACGTTTCGCTTAAGGCCATAAATTCTCCGCTGATTGAGGTGATGCAGAATCTTCAGAAGCAAAGTGGCCTGCCTTTTCTTTTAAATGGAAAGGATATTGCAAATACTAAGATCAATGCTGATCTCAAAAATGTCAGTTTAGAAAAAGCATTGAACATTATCTTCGTCAACAAATCTATTAGCTGGGAGGTCAGTGATGGTACTATCGTGTTGCAACGAGCGGAGAAACCTGATTCAGGTATTTCTGTTCGTAAAACAGAAAACATTCAGCAAAGTCGTACTATTCAAGGTAAGGTAACCGATGAACGTGGAAATCCCCTGGTGGGTGTTTCTGTACGCGTTAAAGGTACTAATACAGGAGTTGCGACAAATAATGAAGGTAACTATTCGATAGCAGTTTCGGGATCAAAACTAATTTTGCAATTTTCTATTGTTGGCTTTTTCGGACAGGAGGTACAAGTCACGGATCAACAGTCTGTCAATGTAATCATGAAGGAAACTTTTGACGATCTGGAAGAAGTCGTGGTCATAGGATATGGTACGCAGAAAAAGAAGTTAAGCACTGGAGCGACTGTGCAGGTTAAAGGCGAAGACTTGGAAAAATTAAGCACACCATCTATTTTGGAAGCTTTACAGAGCCAATCTCCGGGTGTTCAGATTACACAAAACTCTGGCATGCCCGGTGAAAGTTTTAAAGTAACTATTCGGGGCTTAGGGACCATTAACAATTCCTCCCCCTTGTATGTTATAGACGGAATTGCTGGCGGCGATATCAACTTATTGAATCCTTCAGATATAGAGAGCATCGATATTCTAAAGGATGCAGCCTCTGCTGCTATCTATGGCTCAAGAGCGGCAAATGGTGTGGTCTTGATTACTACTAAACAGGGTAAAGTAGGTAAAATGATGTTTAATTTGGATAGTTATACAGGATTCCAAAACATTTATAGAAAGCCATCGCTCTTGAACGCTAAAGAGTATATGCTTATACAAGATGAGCGAAGGTTTAATGAAAGTGGTTCGGGTTTCGATTGGGCAAATCTGATTCCGAAGCAATATCAGCAGATCATGGACGGGAAATGGAATGGTACAAACTGGCTGGAGGAAATTGAAAACAAAAACGCCCTATTGCACAACACTTCATTGAATTTAACGGGTGGAAATGAGCAATCTAAATTTTCGTTGGGTTATTCCATCACGAAACGCGACGGTGTATTGGGCAAACCTGTCGAACCTCATCTCGATCGTCATACTTTCCGTCTTAATTCGGACCATATTTTCTTGAAAAATGATCGGTTCAATGTGATCAAGTTCGGGGAGAACGTGAACTACTCCTTCAATAAAAAATCAGGTATCGGTATCGGTAATATCTATTGGAACGATGTTCATAATATGCTGGTTGGTAATCCATTATTGCCAATTTATAATGAAAACGGTGGATATTATGATTTTAATAGTAAAGTCGCGGATAAATGGGATTTTGATGCCGCTACACTAAATCCGGTTGCGGACATGTTCTACCGTCGTGGGCATAATCTCAGTAAATCACATGCGCTATCTGCCAATACCTATTTAGAAATCCAACCGATAGAGGGACTTATCTTTAAATCTAATTTTGGGTACCGATTAAATGCTTCATCCTACAGGTCTTATGTTCCTGTTTTCAAATTATCTACTACGTCAGAGAATCCAACAGATGATATCGATCAAAATCAAAGTATGGGACACAATTGGGTTTGGGAAAATACCTTGAGCTATAAACTGAACTATCGGAATAATCATCAGTTCGATGTTGTTCTTGGACAAACGCTGGAGAAATGGGGTATGGGCGAAACTGTTGGAGCCCAATCTTCCAACTCGATTTTTCCTGGTCAATGGGATAAGGCATGGGTCGGAAATGGGCAATTGCTCGAAGGCTTCCCTGTGTCGGGAAACGCCTGGGGACAAGGTTCATTGGCCTCTTTTTTTGGACGGGCAAATTACAATTTTAAAGAGACCTATATGGCCTCATTCACAATGCGTGCGGATGGCTCTTCAAACTTTGCGAAAGGTAAACGCTGGGGCTACTTTCCCTCGGCATCATTGGGATGGGTAATGACCAATGAAGAATTCTTAAAAAATCAGGATAGCTGGTTGAATTTTTTGAAAATCAGAGGTAGTTGGGGACAGAATGGAAATGCCAGTATCCCCAATTTTCAATATTTATCAACGATAGCCATTGATAATTTCGGCGGGTATTATTTCGGAAATAACAAAAATACATTAATCAAGGGAGCATATCCAGATATTCTACCCAATCCTGATGTAACCTGGGAAACTTCTGAACAGTTGAATCTCGGGTTTGATTCCCGTTTTGTGAACAATCGTTTAGCGATCGTATTCGATTGGTACAAAAAGTCTACCATAGACTGGCTTATCAGGGCGCCAATATTGGCATCCTATGGTACAGGGGCCCCTTTTATTAATGGTGGTGATGTGAACAATACAGGGGTTGAATTGGGGATCAATTGGAATGACCAAAAGGGAGATTTTCGCTATGGTATAGGTGTTAATGGTGCTTATAATAAAAATAAAGTCGTACGCATCGCAAATAGGGAGGGAATTATTCATGGACGACCAGATGTTTTAAGTCAAGGGACATTGCCGATGTACCGTGCCCAAGTAGGGTTTCCTATAGGTTATTTTTATGGCTATCAAACAGAAGGGGTTTTTCAGAATCAAGCACAGATTGACGCGTTGCGAAACAGTGGACGTGGTGTCTTATCCAATGCGCAGCCCGGAGATCTGATCTTCACAGACACGAATGGTGATGGCGCGATTACGGACGATGATAAGGTGATGATCGGTAACCCGCATCCAAAATTCACTGGTGGATTGAACTTGACTTTTGGTTATAAGGGATTCGATCTGGCAGTTACAGCCATTGGATCATTTGGACATCAAATTGCGAAATCTTACCGTTCTTTTTCAGATTCTCCACTACAGAACTATACGACTGAAGTATTTCAACGCTGGCATGGCGAGGGAACATCAAATCGATACCCGAGATTGACGGCAGGATCACATAGCAATTTTCAGAATATCTCAGATATCTATATTGAAAATGGAGACTTTGTGAAGCTCCAGAATATTACCATGGGATATAACTTTAAGAGCCTTTGGAAAAAAGCTCCATTTAGCCAGGCACGAATTTATGCTACGGTGCAGAACCTTGTTACATTCACCAACTATAGTGGTATGGATCCAGAAATTGGGTATGGGGATGCAGAGAGCTGGGTGTCTGGCATTGATGTAGGCTTTTATCCGCAACCACGTACAATACTTCTTGGTCTTAACCTTAAATTTTAG
- a CDS encoding RagB/SusD family nutrient uptake outer membrane protein produces the protein MKKTILICLFAGMLSSCGKFLDSESLDKKNTDNFPVTVADANILLAGIYNGLSRGVSSVESSHFYMSELASDDRFGGGGADNRDMQGLDHLMNTAPDYFLPFWTARYAGIYRANTAIETLDKVTGWANDAQRDQLLGEVYFLRALFYFELSQMFGEVPLLLSSVVANVPRSPADQTYGQIASDLMKAIELMPATKSNIVVSGHASKWAAQALLARVYLFYTGYYKKTDLPLAAGGIVGKVQVIQLLENCIQNSGHDLVGDFRNLWPYTNKETARDYKYVQDNKLAWVGDGNIETVFAIKFGTVVDWGDEYQQGYSNQYNLHFGLRTGNGSERTFPFGQGWGAGPVNSELWKDWAQAEPTDMRMWASIINVETDLEDYTYGADNQMEETGLWQKKYIAVSAYDDKKNFVPSYAILLDKALAEYQLAHTQDLVMIRFSDVLLMHAELKGDATNLNRVRRRAGLKDISYSLAALKRERRWELAFEGVRYFDLMRWHDAAADLAKQEGVLIKNKGIDVPMKAFGGGYRARYEQTGGFWPIPVSQITLSDGVLTQNKGWGTAAAEFTGW, from the coding sequence ATGAAAAAGACAATATTAATATGCTTGTTTGCCGGAATGCTTTCGTCCTGTGGAAAATTTCTGGATTCAGAAAGCCTTGATAAAAAGAATACAGACAACTTCCCGGTAACAGTGGCGGATGCCAATATCCTGTTGGCAGGAATCTATAATGGGTTGAGTAGGGGAGTAAGTAGTGTCGAAAGTTCCCATTTTTATATGTCGGAATTGGCTTCGGATGATCGTTTTGGCGGGGGTGGGGCAGATAACCGGGATATGCAGGGACTGGATCATCTCATGAATACAGCCCCAGATTATTTTTTGCCATTTTGGACTGCACGCTATGCGGGGATTTATAGAGCGAATACAGCTATTGAAACACTCGATAAGGTGACAGGTTGGGCAAATGATGCGCAAAGGGATCAATTGCTCGGCGAGGTTTATTTTTTAAGAGCCTTATTTTATTTCGAACTTTCACAGATGTTTGGTGAAGTACCCCTGCTCCTGAGTTCTGTGGTGGCTAATGTCCCCAGAAGTCCAGCAGATCAGACCTACGGACAGATTGCAAGTGATTTGATGAAGGCTATTGAGCTTATGCCCGCAACCAAATCTAATATAGTAGTCTCAGGTCATGCCTCTAAATGGGCAGCACAAGCATTGCTTGCCCGTGTATATTTGTTTTATACAGGATACTATAAGAAAACAGATTTGCCATTGGCTGCCGGTGGTATTGTGGGAAAAGTACAAGTGATTCAATTGCTTGAAAACTGTATTCAAAACAGTGGACACGATTTGGTAGGCGATTTTAGAAACTTATGGCCATACACCAATAAGGAGACAGCAAGAGATTATAAGTACGTACAAGATAATAAACTGGCCTGGGTGGGAGATGGAAATATAGAAACCGTATTTGCGATTAAATTTGGAACTGTAGTGGATTGGGGGGATGAATATCAACAAGGTTATTCGAACCAGTATAATCTTCATTTTGGACTTCGTACGGGTAATGGTTCGGAGCGTACTTTTCCGTTTGGGCAGGGATGGGGTGCTGGACCTGTCAATAGTGAATTATGGAAAGATTGGGCGCAAGCAGAACCAACGGACATGCGTATGTGGGCTTCCATCATTAATGTAGAGACTGATCTGGAAGATTATACCTATGGGGCTGACAATCAAATGGAAGAAACTGGGCTGTGGCAGAAAAAATATATTGCGGTATCTGCTTATGATGACAAGAAGAACTTTGTACCATCTTATGCTATCCTTTTAGATAAAGCTTTGGCGGAATATCAATTGGCTCATACCCAAGATTTGGTCATGATCCGCTTTTCAGACGTGTTGCTCATGCACGCAGAGTTGAAAGGAGATGCGACGAATTTAAACAGGGTAAGAAGGAGAGCGGGGTTAAAGGATATTTCATATTCTTTAGCAGCACTGAAACGTGAAAGAAGATGGGAGCTGGCTTTTGAAGGCGTACGTTATTTTGACTTGATGCGCTGGCATGATGCAGCTGCGGATTTGGCGAAGCAAGAAGGGGTGCTGATTAAGAATAAAGGGATAGATGTACCAATGAAGGCTTTTGGTGGTGGTTATAGAGCTCGTTATGAGCAAACTGGAGGGTTCTGGCCAATACCTGTTTCACAGATTACACTTTCGGACGGGGTTTTGACACAGAATAAAGGTTGGGGGACAGCTGCGGCTGAATTTACAGGATGGTAA
- a CDS encoding sigma-70 family RNA polymerase sigma factor translates to MKKLDQHVLDLQDGKEAALASLIDEFSEKLLFFAYKIVKDKNIAEEIISDSFIKLWERRGNFSSIECIKSFLFLVTKNACLDALKQSRSKFEHSESFLMDLKTDTQDVLTKIIYYELIDLIAKEIEKFPKRQAQIIQLSLIEGRSTEEICEELETTPSTVYFARSKAISTLKQVFKQKNISYYQVSFLLSMLWP, encoded by the coding sequence ATGAAAAAACTAGATCAACATGTATTGGATTTGCAAGACGGTAAAGAAGCTGCATTAGCATCCCTTATTGATGAGTTTAGTGAGAAACTGCTTTTTTTTGCCTATAAAATTGTAAAAGACAAAAATATTGCGGAGGAAATTATTTCGGATTCATTTATTAAGTTATGGGAACGCAGAGGCAATTTTAGTTCTATCGAATGCATCAAATCTTTTTTGTTCTTAGTGACTAAAAATGCTTGTTTAGATGCTTTAAAACAAAGTAGATCCAAATTTGAGCATAGCGAATCTTTTTTAATGGATCTTAAGACAGATACACAGGATGTTTTAACGAAAATCATTTATTATGAGCTTATTGATTTAATTGCCAAAGAGATCGAAAAATTTCCCAAAAGGCAGGCACAGATCATACAGTTATCTTTAATAGAAGGTAGATCTACAGAAGAGATTTGTGAAGAATTGGAGACTACTCCGAGCACGGTTTATTTTGCCCGGTCAAAAGCTATTTCAACCTTAAAACAAGTGTTCAAACAGAAGAATATTTCATATTATCAAGTTAGCTTTTTGCTTTCCATGCTCTGGCCCTAA
- a CDS encoding N-acetylglucosamine kinase — protein sequence MIIIADGGSTKTNWCLLDDSNKKIYFNTEGYNPYFVDSEYIVNSLKKGLPQDLPFEKIAEVNYYGAGVHNKEKAQIVVDALKHVFTTAKVEVGHDLLAAARALLGSEAGFAAILGTGTNSCLYDGKEITLNIDSGAYILGDEGSGSYIGKKLLADYVRNLMPKDVKEVFWNTYKMTKDEIMDAVYTKPMPNRFCASFSKFVYDNNVNIEYTRNIVDEAFEAFFRNLVSKYPNYQSYTFNCIGSVGYNFRNVLAEKAEQYGMKVGKILRSPIDDLVQFHIDRAAATAK from the coding sequence ATGATAATCATTGCTGACGGGGGATCAACAAAAACAAACTGGTGTTTGTTAGACGATTCAAATAAAAAAATCTACTTCAACACAGAAGGGTACAACCCGTATTTTGTTGACAGTGAATACATTGTAAACTCCCTAAAAAAAGGATTACCGCAGGATTTACCCTTTGAAAAAATCGCGGAAGTAAATTATTATGGTGCAGGGGTCCATAATAAAGAAAAAGCTCAGATCGTAGTTGATGCACTAAAACACGTATTTACTACAGCGAAAGTGGAAGTTGGACATGATCTACTTGCTGCAGCAAGAGCATTGCTAGGATCAGAAGCTGGGTTTGCTGCGATTTTGGGTACAGGAACAAATTCTTGTCTCTATGACGGCAAAGAAATTACATTAAATATTGATTCCGGAGCTTACATTTTAGGCGATGAAGGATCGGGTAGTTACATTGGTAAAAAATTACTTGCAGATTATGTTCGTAATTTAATGCCTAAAGATGTAAAGGAAGTGTTTTGGAACACATATAAAATGACGAAAGATGAAATCATGGACGCGGTTTATACCAAACCTATGCCTAATCGTTTCTGTGCAAGTTTCAGTAAATTCGTATATGACAACAATGTAAATATCGAATATACACGAAATATTGTCGATGAAGCTTTTGAAGCTTTCTTCAGAAATTTAGTAAGTAAATATCCTAATTATCAAAGCTATACTTTCAATTGCATTGGTTCCGTAGGTTACAATTTCAGAAATGTATTGGCTGAAAAGGCTGAACAATATGGAATGAAAGTGGGCAAGATTTTGCGTTCTCCTATCGATGACCTGGTACAGTTCCACATCGATAGAGCGGCAGCAACTGCTAAATAG
- a CDS encoding MFS transporter: MEQQQTKTNYPALYTLIIVFFFWGFIAAGNSVFIPFCKNYFHLDQFQSQLIDFAFYTAYYIGALLLFIFSSIGGKDLVGKWGYKKSIVYGLLFSALGAAAMIVAVEVNLYIGMLLGLFVVALGFSLQQTAANPFAVLLGDPKTGASRVNLGGGINSFGTTIGPLVIGFSLFGTFEPISDSEIANLPLNKVVYLYVGVGLLFLLAAALFNFSKKVPAGISNEPMEKANKALRTLIIMTVLLFGMFTPVFLSYKSDLALHIEQLHQQASSLTDQLQIDQLKAHIKEVAKPLETQRMLWLAGALIVVIGGLLFSNRSAKKNPEGWGAMKYPQLALGMLALFIYVGIEVAIGSNLGELLTLKEFGHLQSSQITPYVSMYWGSMMIGRWAGAITAFNLSKSAKNGLLIIVPLIAFSIIIGVNTLAGFEMSHLYYYVVCIILQIVAFYLSKEKPARTLIIFGLFGIIAMLIGLFSSGTIAIYAFLSGGLACSIMWSSIFSLSIVGLGKYTAQGSAFLVMMILGGGVLPPIQGKLADLIGIHNSYILPLIGFCYIVFFAVFVKGILTKQGINIDEIEAEGAH, translated from the coding sequence ATGGAACAGCAACAAACTAAAACCAATTACCCCGCACTCTACACATTGATTATTGTGTTTTTCTTTTGGGGGTTCATTGCAGCGGGAAATAGCGTATTTATCCCATTCTGCAAGAATTATTTTCACTTAGATCAATTTCAATCGCAGCTCATTGACTTTGCTTTTTACACGGCCTACTACATTGGTGCATTACTCCTCTTTATCTTCAGTTCAATTGGTGGTAAAGACCTTGTTGGAAAATGGGGTTACAAAAAAAGTATCGTCTATGGTCTACTGTTTTCTGCGTTGGGAGCAGCAGCAATGATTGTGGCGGTCGAGGTAAATTTATATATTGGAATGTTGTTGGGTCTATTTGTGGTTGCACTTGGATTCTCTTTACAGCAAACAGCTGCTAATCCTTTCGCTGTTTTATTAGGTGACCCAAAGACGGGAGCTTCACGTGTTAACCTCGGAGGTGGTATCAACTCATTCGGAACAACAATAGGACCATTGGTTATTGGTTTCTCTCTATTTGGAACATTTGAGCCGATCTCAGATTCTGAAATTGCCAATCTCCCTTTAAATAAGGTTGTATACCTATATGTTGGTGTTGGTTTGTTGTTTCTTTTAGCTGCAGCATTGTTCAATTTCAGTAAAAAAGTTCCAGCTGGAATTAGCAATGAACCCATGGAAAAGGCCAATAAGGCTTTACGTACCTTGATCATCATGACAGTTCTACTATTCGGTATGTTCACTCCAGTATTCCTAAGTTACAAAAGTGACCTTGCATTGCATATCGAACAGCTACATCAACAAGCATCAAGCCTCACTGATCAGCTACAAATCGATCAATTAAAAGCACATATTAAAGAAGTTGCCAAACCACTTGAAACACAACGTATGCTATGGTTAGCAGGTGCATTAATTGTTGTTATCGGCGGTTTACTTTTCTCCAACAGAAGCGCGAAAAAGAACCCTGAAGGCTGGGGAGCAATGAAATATCCGCAACTGGCTTTGGGAATGCTTGCATTATTTATCTATGTAGGTATCGAAGTTGCTATTGGTAGTAACTTAGGTGAGTTGCTTACATTAAAAGAATTTGGCCACCTACAGTCTTCACAAATCACACCATATGTATCCATGTATTGGGGTAGTATGATGATTGGCCGATGGGCAGGTGCTATTACAGCATTCAACCTAAGCAAGTCGGCTAAAAATGGACTACTGATTATTGTCCCTTTAATTGCTTTCTCGATTATTATTGGCGTGAACACCCTTGCGGGCTTCGAAATGTCACACCTTTATTACTATGTGGTCTGTATTATTCTGCAAATCGTTGCTTTCTATCTGAGTAAAGAGAAACCAGCCCGTACATTGATCATTTTCGGTTTATTTGGAATCATCGCTATGTTAATCGGCCTTTTCTCTTCAGGTACAATCGCGATTTATGCATTTTTATCAGGAGGACTTGCTTGTTCAATTATGTGGTCATCTATTTTCAGTTTATCAATTGTTGGTCTTGGAAAATATACTGCTCAGGGCTCAGCATTCTTAGTTATGATGATTCTTGGTGGTGGCGTCCTTCCTCCTATCCAAGGAAAATTGGCCGATCTTATTGGAATACACAACTCCTATATCCTACCATTGATCGGATTCTGTTATATTGTTTTCTTTGCTGTATTTGTCAAAGGAATTTTAACTAAACAAGGAATCAATATTGATGAAATCGAGGCTGAAGGAGCACATTAA
- the rho gene encoding transcription termination factor Rho, translated as MDINELNAKLVSELREIAKLIGIADADKLRKQELIERISNTGGEEEAAPASVEKVAKVEEDNQEQGERTRKRVRTVKTVEPVTVRKREPVESEESSPAVESTPTTDKGSQPEKTPQTPKAENTSSSTDFDNVIVNEGVLEIMPDGYGFLRSSDYNYLTSPDDIYVSQSQIKLFGLKTGDTVRGCIRPPKEGEKYFPLVRVEAINGQNPAEVRDRVPFDYLTPLFPDERLNLDMGMGNYSTRIMDLFTPIGKGQRGLIVAQPKTGKTNLLKEVANAIAKNHPEVYLIILLIDERPEEVTDMARSVRAEVVSSTFDEPADRHVKIANIVLEKAKRMVECGHDVVILLDSITRLARAYNTVAPASGKILSGGVDANALHKPKRFFGAARNIENGGSLTILATALTDTGSKMDEVIFEEFKGTGNMELQLDRKLANKRIFPAIDITASSTRRDDLLTDKESLQRIWVLRNHLSDMNSTEAMEFLQGQMRGTKSNEEFLISMNG; from the coding sequence ATGGATATTAACGAATTAAACGCTAAACTCGTATCGGAATTGCGCGAGATTGCTAAGTTGATCGGTATCGCGGATGCTGATAAATTGCGTAAGCAAGAATTAATAGAAAGAATTAGCAATACCGGTGGGGAAGAAGAAGCAGCTCCGGCTTCTGTAGAAAAAGTTGCTAAAGTGGAGGAAGATAATCAGGAACAAGGTGAACGCACTCGTAAGCGCGTAAGAACGGTGAAGACCGTCGAGCCTGTGACTGTCAGAAAACGTGAGCCTGTTGAAAGTGAGGAAAGCAGTCCCGCGGTAGAAAGTACTCCTACAACAGATAAAGGTTCCCAACCTGAAAAAACACCTCAAACTCCTAAAGCTGAAAATACTTCTTCTAGTACAGATTTCGACAATGTTATCGTTAATGAGGGTGTGTTAGAAATTATGCCAGATGGCTATGGTTTCTTGCGTTCATCAGACTATAACTATCTGACATCTCCAGATGATATCTATGTATCACAGTCTCAGATCAAATTATTTGGTTTGAAAACAGGAGATACCGTTCGTGGTTGTATTCGCCCTCCAAAAGAAGGTGAGAAATATTTTCCATTGGTTAGAGTAGAGGCCATCAACGGACAGAATCCTGCAGAGGTGCGTGACCGTGTGCCTTTTGACTACTTGACACCTTTATTCCCAGATGAGCGCTTAAATCTGGATATGGGTATGGGTAACTACTCAACTCGTATTATGGATTTGTTTACGCCAATCGGTAAAGGTCAACGTGGATTGATCGTTGCTCAACCAAAAACGGGTAAAACAAATTTATTGAAGGAAGTTGCTAACGCAATTGCGAAGAATCATCCTGAGGTATATCTTATTATCTTGTTGATTGATGAGCGCCCTGAGGAGGTTACGGATATGGCAAGAAGTGTACGTGCCGAGGTTGTATCATCTACTTTTGATGAGCCAGCTGATCGCCATGTGAAAATTGCTAATATTGTATTGGAGAAAGCGAAACGTATGGTAGAGTGCGGTCATGATGTTGTAATCCTATTGGATTCAATCACTCGTCTGGCGCGTGCTTACAATACTGTTGCTCCTGCTTCAGGTAAAATCTTGTCGGGTGGTGTGGATGCAAATGCACTACATAAACCAAAACGTTTCTTTGGTGCGGCTAGAAATATCGAAAACGGCGGTTCATTAACAATCCTTGCAACAGCTTTGACAGATACTGGTTCCAAAATGGATGAGGTGATCTTTGAAGAATTTAAAGGAACGGGTAATATGGAATTGCAGTTGGATCGTAAATTAGCGAATAAGCGTATCTTCCCTGCTATCGACATTACAGCGTCAAGTACGCGTCGTGATGATCTATTGACAGATAAAGAATCATTGCAACGTATTTGGGTACTTCGCAATCACTTGTCAGATATGAATTCTACAGAAGCAATGGAATTCTTGCAAGGGCAAATGCGTGGTACTAAATCAAATGAAGAATTTTTGATCAGTATGAATGGGTAA
- the pssA gene encoding CDP-diacylglycerol--serine O-phosphatidyltransferase, protein MKKHIPNLLTCLNLFSGCIAVLMALDGNIKAVTICVLASGIFDFFDGMVARLLHVKSPIGKELDSLADMVSFGFLPGVIMFTLLQKVFPGGSLFPYLGFIVTVFSALRLAKFNLDERQTADFIGLNTPMNTFYVLSLPYIADKYPELIINPIFLICSALLTSYLLISEIRLFSMKFSSMDWATNKYRFIFLFLTLVLFAIGQFMALPIILLLYFILSALHFNKKTI, encoded by the coding sequence ATGAAAAAACATATTCCAAATCTGCTGACCTGCCTAAATCTCTTTAGTGGTTGTATTGCTGTACTGATGGCGTTGGATGGCAACATAAAAGCGGTAACTATATGTGTGCTTGCTTCTGGAATATTTGATTTTTTTGATGGTATGGTCGCAAGGCTGCTTCATGTAAAGTCGCCTATTGGAAAAGAGCTGGATTCACTTGCCGATATGGTCAGCTTTGGATTTCTACCAGGGGTAATTATGTTTACACTATTGCAAAAAGTGTTTCCCGGTGGATCTTTATTTCCTTATCTAGGCTTTATTGTTACTGTATTTTCTGCTTTGCGTTTGGCTAAGTTTAATTTGGATGAGCGGCAAACAGCAGATTTTATTGGACTTAATACACCAATGAATACTTTTTATGTACTTTCATTGCCTTATATTGCGGATAAGTATCCTGAACTCATTATAAATCCAATATTTTTGATTTGTAGTGCACTCTTGACCAGTTACTTGTTGATTAGCGAGATTCGACTGTTTTCGATGAAATTCAGTTCAATGGACTGGGCGACGAATAAATATCGCTTTATTTTTCTATTCTTAACTTTGGTTTTATTTGCAATTGGACAGTTTATGGCTTTGCCAATTATTCTACTTTTGTATTTTATACTTTCAGCATTGCATTTTAATAAAAAAACGATCTAA
- a CDS encoding Hpt domain-containing protein, translating into MNHIDIDLINQNMFDNTDLIKQFVSMYLIQTPVDLDNLRNALNTGNHQKIADAAHHIKPTMDYIGAFHLKAKFENLELSAKNQESLEGLRATFEVLDIEMKELLFELEQYEKTI; encoded by the coding sequence ATGAATCATATCGACATTGACCTGATCAACCAGAATATGTTTGACAATACAGATTTGATCAAACAATTTGTATCAATGTATCTTATCCAGACCCCAGTAGACTTAGACAACTTGCGAAATGCCCTAAATACAGGTAATCATCAAAAAATTGCAGATGCAGCTCATCATATTAAACCGACTATGGATTATATCGGAGCTTTTCACTTAAAAGCTAAATTTGAGAATTTGGAATTAAGTGCCAAAAATCAGGAATCCTTAGAGGGGCTTAGAGCAACTTTTGAGGTGCTGGACATCGAAATGAAAGAACTGTTATTTGAACTCGAACAATATGAAAAAACGATCTAA